In a genomic window of Anoxybacter fermentans:
- the bshB1 gene encoding bacillithiol biosynthesis deacetylase BshB1, which yields MKSDPILKKADILAFGPHPDDVELNIGGILALHAQKKQVVVVDLTEGEMGSNGSVEIRRKESQKAAQILNLKVRENLYIPDGEINPHDLEQQKRVVAAIRRYQPDLVLLPYWEDRHPDHAAASRLIEIAIFKSGLKRYLLDEELPPYRPSRWYYYLQHQHENPNLVVDVSSVYARKMEAIRAYKSQFDPRMGFKTYINQPIFLQKIEARDQYFGAMVGVKYGEGLIFKPPLSIKDLFQL from the coding sequence GTGAAGAGTGATCCAATTTTAAAAAAAGCAGATATACTTGCATTTGGTCCCCATCCCGATGATGTGGAATTAAATATTGGGGGAATTCTGGCACTGCATGCCCAAAAAAAGCAGGTTGTAGTAGTTGATCTTACCGAAGGTGAGATGGGCAGTAATGGTTCTGTGGAGATTAGAAGAAAAGAAAGTCAAAAGGCAGCACAGATATTGAATTTGAAAGTAAGGGAGAACCTCTATATTCCCGATGGTGAGATAAATCCTCATGATCTTGAACAACAAAAACGGGTAGTGGCAGCTATCCGGCGATATCAACCTGATCTTGTCTTACTGCCTTATTGGGAGGATAGGCATCCAGATCATGCGGCAGCAAGTCGCTTAATTGAGATTGCTATCTTCAAAAGTGGATTGAAGCGTTATCTACTTGATGAGGAATTACCTCCATATCGTCCATCCCGGTGGTATTATTATTTACAGCACCAGCATGAGAATCCTAACCTGGTGGTAGATGTATCTTCAGTATATGCCAGGAAAATGGAAGCGATTAGGGCATATAAAAGTCAATTTGACCCGAGGATGGGTTTTAAAACATACATAAATCAACCTATATTTTTACAAAAAATTGAGGCCCGTGATCAGTATTTTGGAGCAATGGTCGGTGTAAAATATGGTGAAGGGTTAATTTTTAAACCTCCATTATCTATTAAGGATTTGTTTCAATTATAA